The Seriola aureovittata isolate HTS-2021-v1 ecotype China chromosome 16, ASM2101889v1, whole genome shotgun sequence genomic interval gaaaCAAAGCCAGACATCACaccagtaaaataaaatcaagctCACAGgctgagatgaaatgaaaaagcaatGAAAGGGTTTTCTGGTTTTAAGTCGTAACAcaggagggtggaggtggggaCGGGGTCTGCTAGTGATCCAGACTTGGGCTGTAATGGCCTGTaagatgtttttgttaaatCTGGAGACGACTTTGATAAATTTTCTCCCAAACGTGCCATATCGCTTTCATTCTGATTAAATTCCTGTCCTCGGGGGGAATCGTGCTGCACTGCCCAGTCTGCGTTATCTCCGTATAATAGTGAGGCCTATTTTTGcctttctgacatttcatcccCTTTGAAGTCACTTCATCTTTGTCTACACACACTCAGACCTGCTCAGTAGGTTATTCATAAGCCCCGTCTCCAAACAGAGCTGGACTCTCAGTGCAGCTCAGGACGACTGTGGAGGCTGTTCTTGTTGAAGCGTTgctttgtttcactttaaagaCCAAATGGTAAATTACAGCCTCTTAAGTCTTGACAACAGCTTCTTCCTCTTATTGTGAGAGGACCCTCCATGGATTGTGTAGCCTGTCGGGATTATAGCAGCCAGTGTTCCTCCTTCAGTTAATGCTTCCTCCTGAGTGTTGTCCTCAacctcattttctctttcactctgtcttATTAGCCTCTATCTTTCTTCATATGCCCCGAGGATGTCGTGTACCTATCAGTCTGTTTACACAAACTCTCAGTTGTTGTGGTGCAGGACTCCAGCACTGTGATATTGCCGTCATGCAGACAGGACACTTAAAAAATAagttgatcgacagaaaattaatcatgATTACTATTTTGATACTTGACCAGTGTAAGGCATTTATTTCTTGTTCCAGCCTCTGGACTGTGAggaattgtttttctttttcttatgtgatagtaaatgtataaatttagggttttggactgttttgaagatgtcacctagGATTCTGGGAAACTGTGGAGGGAATATTTCActactttctgacattttataggcaacaatcaagaaaataatcagcagattgatactgataatgaaaataatcagtatttGTAGTCCTACACTCCAATACCACCCTTCATTGACACAGATTTAATCCAAATCCCTCGCTTGATTCTCTAAttcccttctttctttcattttcttcccatccctctgctccccctcttcctctccatctgtctctcgtCACTCCCCGCAGTATGTGGTTGGAGCCACGGGCGTTGTAGAATGAAGAGCCCGGCGCACCGCACCAGGGACATCGAGCGGCAAGCTGGCTACCTGAGGCCCGAGCACTGCGCCCCTCCCCCGCCCCGCACCAGCTCCGACACCATGTGGTTCATCCGCGACGGCTGCGGCATCGTGTGCGGCGTCATCACCTGGCTCCTGGTCTTCTATGCTGAGTTTGTGGTGGTGTTCGTCATGCTGCTTCCCGCCAAGAACGTGGCCTATAGCCTCTTCAACGGGGTGCTCTTCAATGGCCTGGCCTTCCTCGCCCTCGCCTCTCACGCCAAGGCAATGTGCACAGACCCGGTCAGTCAGACTGATACTCTGATCATTGGTTTGGGTGTGTCGGCTTTTTAGCTAAACACTTTCTCCTAGTGCTCTGCAGAACACTGTCAGTTAGTTTAGACTTACTAGAAAAAGTCTGATTAATCGATAAGTCGATTGACAGCAAAATAATCCGCAACCATTTTTATTATCGATTAATCgccatttttcaagcaaaaatgtgaataattgtGATAGTGAATTGAAAATCTTTGGTTTTGATGGCTGGTTGGACGTTAGCCGGCAGATCAGCCAATAATGAAAACTATTATTTTTCAacaaaggtttgttttttttcatcaagaAAAATGCTTTTACAGATATgacattttgctgcttttttaaacCGAATGTTTTGGCATTTGAAATGCACAtaatttgatgacatcacctttGGCTTTCGGAGActgattcattaattaattaggAAAATAATatgcagattaattgataataaaacaaTCATAGTTTTACAAACTAGCAACTAGTAAAACTAGCTTCAACATAGTTGTAGCCCCAATATATGAGCTGTATAACATCTTTGTACAAACTGTctctaaataataaaacatgcaacCCAAGACAAAATTTTAGATAAAAATGTTTCGTAGCTTTTCCAACTGCGTTTTATTAAATGACACAGATTTACTCCTGAACTATTGTACAGGTTCATTGTTCTTGTCAaatgattttcatatttttctttgagtTTGAATTTCTTGCTGTTAGGGCAAATTTCCAGTCATAAAAGAACTCCTGCAGCTAAATTAATACAAAGGAAACGCACCTGATGACATCTGACATAATAGAAACTACAACTACTTCGCGCCTTGTCAACACgtcttttctcccctctctcccagGGAGCCGTGCCTAAAGGGAACGCTACCAAAGAATTCATCGAAAGCCTGCAGCTCAAACCAGGACAGGTGGTGTACAAATGTCCCAAGTGCTGCAGCATCAAGCCTGACAGAGCTCACCACTGCAGGTACAGCGctcactgtgtgaatgtgtctgcaGACCGTAGGAAATTTTTTGCCAGTTTTGCAAACTCTGCACCTTTTTAAGATGTGGGTCTGGGCAGGTAGAGTGTTCTGCTGGAGTCTGCACCTCACAGAGGAGAGTCTTGGTGTGACGCTCCCACTGGGGACTCCTCtcctcatttgtgtttgttcctgCACCGGCTCTCCTGCCCCCATCCCCCATGTGTGTTTAGTCGCTGTGGAGCATTTCCCTGTAGACTCTGCAGCTTGATAATAAGGAATTCCCGCTGCGACTGCTCAACCGGTTTCCTGGGATCTGGAGGCACGAAAAGAGCAAAAACACTACAAAGTAATTGAATTGTAAAGCCAGTGAGTGACTCTGTGGCAATGACATAAATGGGTGTTAGTTTGAATGAAGTagatgattttctttgtttgtttaacacCATGAGTCATCCTTCTAGGTGGTTCAGATGATACATTTGTCTCTAATTacccataataataatatatcacaCACAGGGTGGCAGcttttgaaatataaatatccctcagaaaaacaaagcacacaggCATATTGAGTGTGACTTTCTGCTTTGTCAGATGATAGATTATGAGTTGTCAGGCTTTGCCTGTCAAATAGAtaaaccccacacacactccataAACACATATAGACAGACTCCAGCCACCATAATTGAGAGCAGTCTGGCTTTGACAACTGTCCCAGTCTCACATCGGTCAGTGTCAACACATTAGGCCACTAAAGACgaactgagtgtgtgtctttctgtgatTCACTCTTTTAAAAGTTACATATATTCTACATTCAGATTGGTCACTgatttcccctcttttttttttcattccatttTGTCATCTCTattatgtatctgtgtgtccaCAGTGTGTGTAAACGCTGCATCAAAAAGATGGACCACCACTGTCCCTGGGTGAACAACTGTGTCGGAGAGAACAACCAGAAATACTTTGTGCTCTTCACAGTGAGTCTTTAACCTCCACTCATCAAAACAGTGTCTTCAGAAGGATCAGTCTCACATTAtctaaatattatataaaaggaaaaaggaaaacctgtcttgcaaaatatataaatcacCAGACATTCAGACTGTAAAGTAAAGACAGTGTAATTCAAAAAGGGGTTCCACATTTTTTCTAAAAGACTGATGGTTTGTCATCAAGCTTGTGGATCATAGCTTCTAGGGGAGTTAACATTATCTTGGTAACATTaaatctttgttttgtgtttcagatgtaCATTGCACTAATATCCTTCCATGCACTCATCATGGTGGCTTTCCATTTTGTGCTCTGCTTTGAAGAAGACTGGACAAGTGAGTAATGCAGTGTCGTAGTGGCTGCTAAATTTCCAAATTCACCAGCGACTCTGCTGTTTTCCCACTATTCAACTTTATGTGCAAATATAGTTGATTATTCCCACCAAAGACTGGTTGGGGTagatattctttaaaaaaaagaaaaagaaaaaaaataatggaaactgCACGCTTTTAACTCTGATGCATTTATTTcaacttgaaaaaaatgacattttggaaaagaGCCCGCTGCAGGATACATAATTTAATATTCTTACAAGCCATGTTTCAGAATTTACAATCATTTTTATTAGTGTACTGTATCTTCTTTTACACAACTTACAAACTTCGTCTATTAAAAATGgaaactctttttttctcttctttatcaGAATGCAGTAACTTCTCTCCACCAGCAACcgtcatcctcctcatcctcctctgcttcGAGGGTCTTCTCTTCTTGATTTTCACTGCAGTCATGTTTGGGACTCAGGTTCACTCCATCTGCACCGACGAGACGGTGAGTGAAACGGCAGTAGTTTCACTTCCTCATCACTCTGCTATGAACATCCTGAAAATGAATTTTGGGCTGATGGTTGAGTTCACACAGCCAAGTGTGTTAAGAGTTGTGAGGATGTTCTTTATCTAAAAGATTGCATCCCAACATTACACAGGAGCAAAAATGTTCATCTGAACTTGCCAATGTGTAAACAtggttttaaaaatacattattgcatttgttttttgttttgtttttgaacaaaTTGTACTTACAGCTATATTGAGAACACAACcagtcacaatcacacacaacacaatccAAAGCATTTTGTCCAATAATCAGAGAATTAGGGAGCATGTGTTAGCGATGTGCAGCTGAACATgattagaaaacatttttgtgaatttaacATCAAAAACAACCCGGGAACTCCAGCAAACATTTGAAGATAACAAAACTGGATGAACAATTTCTTTTATCGCATTATATTTATTGGGCAGGCATTTGTCCTAAGCAGTTTACGTTATTACATTATTGCATTCAACCTCCATTAAAACAAGAGTTCATTGCAAAAAGAAGCTGAGATAATCTTGCAcacattttctttgacattaTAACACAGGATGCTGCACTTTATGTAATTTTAGAAATGAGAGAAAGGTTGTTTGATGTTATGCAAAACAGTCTGGCTTCAAGTGGGTTTacaccatttaaaaaaacaccatggcagttaaataaaaaaaaaacaaaaaacaaaaacattaattcgGGTTGCCCTGACAACACTTGTGGTAACAGCAGGTGTTGTATTACTGCAAAGGCTCCTTGAGCAGCCACTTTGTCAGAAATACAGCAGAGGGGCAACTAGtgtatctgtttacagtgcagccgAACGAacttgttgttttaatgaagaaaTCAGTCAGTAATAATTGCTACAGTGAACTGATTTCATGCTGCACGCAGTGCGAGTAATTTCTCACTCAGCAGGAGGACCTCATAAGGTGTATTACCTTGCTGAGAAGTTGTCGTGCAGCCTGttacctgcagctcttcatctagCAGCTCACTGTGGTTCCTTTGTGTTCCAGTACAGATTTCACTTGGAAAAATTATCTTtataaaaatagatgaaaacacagaaaatgaccatgtcttgttttgtaggCACATTTGAGATTAACAGTTGTGGTCGGTGTTTCTTGTGTTTCCTCCACTAACAATCAAAGCGACAATATAGAAAGGTAGTCACTGAATATAAATGCATTGAATgcttatttctaaaaaaaaaaacaacctaaaatGGGGTTTGGtctcttctgtgttttgatCTCATCCCCTCTTCCTTAATTTATTGTCATCTCTCTACTGTTGTTCCTCtaataaaagcatgaaatgcataaaaaacacttcaaaaagcAATTCATAACACTatgaggaggaaaaagtgaaatactACAGGATCAGTGATAGAGTTTAGTTGACCAGGCACATGTGTAGGCCTTTTAACTGAAGAGCAGTTTGCAGAGGAGCTGATGTCAGTTCTGACATCCTGAAATAAGTCCTAATGATGAAGGTTAAAGGTTCTAGATTCATACAGTTTGTTCACAGAATCAGAGCACAGATGTAAATATAAGAATTCACTCACAGCCTCCAGGCAGGTGGAGATTACTGCGTCTTTTCATATCGTATCTGCTCAAACCACCCACGACGATGACTCACAGTGTCACGATATTCACTAGAAAGATCATCTATTTCGGTCAATTTCAGTCTAATGGAGTCTGCAGtgctctgcttgtgtgtgtgtgtgtgtgtgggtgtgtgtgtgtgtgtgtgtgtgtgtgtgtggtgtgtgtgtgtgtgtgtgtgtgtgtgtgtgtgtgtgtgtgtactgttctTACACATCAGGAAATACTGGGAGTGAGTCACCTCACCCTTATtaggacaaaagaaaagaaatgcttcaacatgtttcatttttaatccctttttttagtgattattttctgttgGTACATTAAATTTTAAAGACACAGCTTTATCTTCAAAGCTGACACAGTTAATGTTTTGCAACAGCTTTGAATGTGAGTCAGTACTGGAGAATTATATCTTCTCATGTCTGTCATATCTTCCTCCTGCAGGGTATTGAGCAGCTGAAAAAGGAGGAGCGAAGATGGGCCAAAAAGTCTAAATGGATGAATATGAAAGTGGTGTTTGGCCATCCGTTCTCTGTAGCCTGGCTGAGCCCGTTCGCAACACCCGATCACGGCAAGGCGGACGTGTACCAGTACATAGTGTGAAAGCTGGTAACTAAgctgagctctgctgctgtggactAAGACTGATCAGTCCTGGTCTGCCTGTTGGCTGGACCTCAATGAGCATGAACTCCTCTCATCCACTTATATACTGTCTTTCATTTCTggatatttcttttaatttcacttCAGGGTATTCAGTTCTAAGccattgcagttttttttttttttttaatcttgtcaccttctttacattttatagtTTCCCTCTTGGTGCTGACTGAGATTAATGAGGTGTAGctgtaccaaaaaaaaaaaaaaaccccaaccaTCTCAGACTACGCAGCAACAACTTGACAAGAAGCACTTAAAGAGTTGGTGAAACGACACCAAGAGACTGAGTTCTGCCTCCTCCGGACTGAAGTTTcctgcatcatttcctgtttccgaTACTAGACAATGTGAACTGAAGCATAATGAGTATTTTTCTCTCCAAGCAGCACGGTCCAGGTTCCAAGACGATCACCTGGTGTTGTCATCCTGTAAACATCGTTGTGGTCCTCCTGTCACCTCTTGTTTTCCTGTATTTCTGTCGATGCAATAGTCTTTTCCCGGATGCTGCGGATGATTTGCCTTAGGACAGCACGTTAGTGAACAGTGGCAtctgctatttaaaaaaaaaaaaaaaaaaatctattattttTGCCTTAATGTTGACAGTCAGGGTGAGACAGGATCACACTGGTTGATAGCATTTTAAATGAGTTTGTTGTATCCTTCTTTGATGCCAGATGAGTGGATTTGTTCAGGTCAagtaagaaatgttttttgagAGTAAACTTTATCAAGTTTTCTTTTGATTTACATCGACTTTTTGTCTGCACTCAACTCCACCTATCTGGTACTCCAAGAAAGTTAGAGCAAAGGCTGTGTGATAGAGAGCAGCATTAGCCTCACCGCGGCCAGATAAAGTTATAATCCTTTATTCAGTCCCAGTTGATTTGGTTACACCTGtggtttaatatttaaacaaacactCGATGAGCAGCTGTACAATAGaactggtttatttttattattttttttacagtgcagccaaacaaactcatGCTGTTTTTAATAAAGAGGTCAGTCACTAagtaatttgtaattttatatGAAGCCATAAGCAGCGACGATCTGATTTCATTCTGTACATAATGTGAGTAGTTTCCCCACACAGCATGtgtcatgcatgtgtgtgaaggCAGTTTGAATCCAGGGCGGGAATGATGGACTCCACCACTAATGATGAAAACTGTAAATACAATGAATGGCTGTTACTGAAATAATGCAGAACACAAATAGTATCAAAATGtactatttatttaatttatggCAACcttaaggattataactttaaagtCTTGGCAGGTGAAGAAAGTCTTTATATTCCACCGGGCAGTGACCGGTGTCCTTTTTGATTATTCGACAAGTGTGTGCAGTAAATGTGGACGACCTCTCTGCTTGATGACCATCACAGTCACCGGCTCAGATGGAAAGTCAGGGAATTAAGCAATATGCATTGCTCTCTGAGTGCACTGACCCTAAGTGTAATTCGCTCACTTTCAATTGATGGAATTCACTTCTGGATAATCCAGTTTGTCATAGATTGTAGTTGTGAGCCTGACTGGAGGGAAAAAAGCCTTACAGGATAAAGTGTTGGTTAA includes:
- the zdhhc3b gene encoding palmitoyltransferase ZDHHC3; the protein is MKSPAHRTRDIERQAGYLRPEHCAPPPPRTSSDTMWFIRDGCGIVCGVITWLLVFYAEFVVVFVMLLPAKNVAYSLFNGVLFNGLAFLALASHAKAMCTDPGAVPKGNATKEFIESLQLKPGQVVYKCPKCCSIKPDRAHHCSVCKRCIKKMDHHCPWVNNCVGENNQKYFVLFTMYIALISFHALIMVAFHFVLCFEEDWTKCSNFSPPATVILLILLCFEGLLFLIFTAVMFGTQVHSICTDETGIEQLKKEERRWAKKSKWMNMKVVFGHPFSVAWLSPFATPDHGKADVYQYIV